From a region of the Helicobacter hepaticus ATCC 51449 genome:
- a CDS encoding DUF448 domain-containing protein, with translation MKQPKQMRMCVKCRKRFYQKELLRLQSNGYSVCQFSGRGRSFYVCEECLGQPKTLQVIIKMNKLKPSEHHASTLKEIWNLWKK, from the coding sequence ATGAAACAACCCAAACAAATGCGTATGTGTGTTAAATGTCGCAAGAGATTTTATCAAAAGGAGCTTTTAAGATTGCAAAGTAATGGCTACTCTGTGTGTCAGTTTAGTGGAAGAGGAAGAAGTTTTTATGTATGTGAGGAATGCCTAGGGCAACCTAAAACACTTCAAGTTATCATTAAAATGAATAAATTAAAGCCAAGCGAGCATCACGCTTCAACCTTAAAGGAGATATGGAATCTATGGAAAAAATAA
- the bcp gene encoding thioredoxin-dependent thiol peroxidase, with the protein MKLQKGDKAPQFRLKNADEIEISLQDLLTKRVVVYFYPKDNTPGCTIEAEEFSTLLEKFEAKDTIIVGISPDSPKCHQNFINKKALKILLLSDTDKSIASAYGAYGTKMMYGKEVQGIIRSTFVIERNGIIKESFYNVRAKGHAQKVLESLD; encoded by the coding sequence ATGAAACTACAAAAAGGGGATAAAGCACCACAATTTAGGCTTAAAAATGCTGATGAGATAGAAATCTCTTTACAAGATTTGCTCACAAAACGCGTGGTAGTATATTTTTATCCCAAAGACAATACGCCCGGTTGCACGATTGAAGCAGAAGAATTTAGCACTCTATTAGAAAAATTTGAAGCAAAAGATACCATCATAGTAGGCATAAGCCCTGATAGTCCCAAATGTCATCAAAACTTTATCAACAAAAAAGCACTCAAAATCTTGCTCCTTAGCGATACTGATAAAAGTATTGCAAGCGCTTATGGTGCGTATGGCACAAAAATGATGTATGGAAAAGAAGTGCAAGGCATTATCCGTAGCACCTTTGTAATTGAACGCAATGGCATCATCAAAGAGAGTTTTTATAATGTCCGTGCCAAAGGACACGCACAAAAGGTATTAGAAAGTTTAGATTAG
- a CDS encoding tetraacyldisaccharide 4'-kinase, giving the protein MRWIDAYFYQPNFTQKLVSFALLPLSLLYGIGSTMRRKLARFYDFGIPIVSVGNLIAGGSGKTPFIIEVAKTYERAVVISRGYKRTSKGLVLVSEWGNIQVSQEEAGDEPYLIARELKNASVIVCKNRIQAIEKAKQIGAKVIFLDDGFRFKFAKLNIVLEPLLKPYFTFCLPSGIYRELPNALKEADLIVREGIDYTREVQIESPSERMLLLTAIANPSRLDAFLPSVVGKITLADHAQFDKDALQKAMQEYNASSLLVTSKDEVKLLHSNLKLSVMRLELKINPQVLEHIKAYVEKFK; this is encoded by the coding sequence ATGCGATGGATTGATGCATATTTTTATCAGCCAAATTTTACCCAAAAGCTTGTGAGTTTTGCGCTTTTGCCTTTATCATTGCTTTATGGAATCGGTTCTACTATGAGACGAAAATTAGCAAGATTCTATGATTTTGGCATACCTATTGTGAGTGTAGGGAATCTCATTGCTGGTGGCAGTGGCAAAACTCCTTTTATTATTGAAGTGGCAAAAACGTATGAACGTGCGGTAGTAATATCTAGGGGTTATAAACGCACATCAAAAGGTCTTGTTCTCGTTAGTGAATGGGGCAATATCCAAGTCTCACAAGAAGAGGCTGGAGATGAGCCTTACCTCATCGCGAGAGAACTCAAAAATGCAAGTGTAATTGTGTGCAAAAATAGAATCCAAGCCATAGAAAAAGCAAAACAAATAGGCGCAAAAGTCATATTTTTAGACGATGGTTTCCGCTTCAAATTTGCCAAGCTCAATATCGTGCTTGAACCATTGCTTAAACCCTATTTTACTTTTTGCTTGCCAAGTGGGATTTATCGCGAGCTACCAAATGCCCTTAAAGAAGCGGATTTAATTGTGCGTGAAGGAATAGACTATACACGAGAGGTGCAAATAGAATCTCCAAGTGAGCGTATGCTGCTGCTCACGGCTATTGCTAATCCTTCAAGGCTTGATGCGTTTTTGCCCTCTGTGGTAGGGAAAATCACACTTGCTGACCACGCACAATTTGATAAAGATGCTTTACAAAAGGCAATGCAAGAATATAATGCTTCATCTTTGCTTGTAACAAGCAAAGATGAAGTCAAGCTACTCCACAGCAACTTAAAATTAAGCGTGATGAGATTAGAACTTAAAATAAATCCTCAAGTGTTAGAACATATTAAAGCATATGTAGAAAAATTTAAGTAA
- the thrB gene encoding homoserine kinase, protein MVISVPATSANLGPGFDTLGLALKLHNTFSITPSKLSSIHISGEGEDRPKLRIDNVFIKIFNEILALHNYPMQPFKFSFHNAIPISRGLGSSSAVIVGAIVGAYHIMQKPINKSEILQLALSYENHPDNITPALYGGFNVSMLDSSLKTKEQVINVQALLPTDIKAVVVIPNVAISTKFSRRSLPKKYSTKDAVFNLSHACMLSAAFITHKWELLRVASQDRFHQELRMKNIPALFNVQKIALENGALLSTLSGSGSSFLNICYCDDSGNLAHILQKHFPKFRVIELEFDNIGATLIES, encoded by the coding sequence GTGGTTATTTCTGTTCCTGCTACAAGCGCTAATCTTGGACCCGGTTTTGATACTTTGGGTTTAGCACTTAAATTACATAATACTTTTAGTATTACACCCTCAAAGCTAAGCAGTATCCATATTTCTGGAGAAGGCGAAGACCGCCCTAAACTTCGCATAGATAATGTTTTTATTAAAATTTTTAATGAGATTTTGGCTCTTCATAATTATCCTATGCAGCCTTTTAAGTTTAGTTTTCATAATGCTATACCTATATCACGTGGGCTTGGCTCAAGTTCTGCAGTGATTGTAGGTGCGATTGTAGGTGCGTATCACATTATGCAAAAGCCAATCAATAAGTCCGAGATTCTCCAGCTTGCACTTTCTTATGAGAATCACCCAGATAATATTACACCTGCACTCTATGGAGGATTTAATGTAAGTATGCTTGATTCCTCGCTTAAAACAAAAGAGCAAGTTATCAATGTTCAAGCACTCTTGCCTACAGACATTAAAGCCGTAGTAGTAATTCCCAATGTAGCTATTTCAACGAAATTTTCACGCCGATCACTTCCTAAGAAGTATAGCACAAAAGATGCAGTATTTAATCTTTCGCACGCTTGTATGTTGAGCGCAGCATTTATCACGCATAAATGGGAACTATTGCGTGTTGCTAGTCAGGATAGATTCCATCAAGAATTGCGTATGAAAAATATTCCTGCACTTTTTAATGTGCAAAAGATTGCCCTTGAAAATGGAGCACTTTTATCGACACTCTCTGGAAGTGGTTCGTCATTCTTAAATATTTGTTATTGCGATGATAGTGGGAATTTAGCACATATTTTGCAAAAGCATTTTCCAAAATTTCGTGTGATTGAGCTTGAATTTGACAATATCGGGGCAACCCTGATAGAATCATAG
- the infB gene encoding translation initiation factor IF-2, with protein sequence MEKIRLSDFAKEFGKEAKFAYEKAKEMGLSVKTPSSSLTQEEAAALFEYINTGVNSYIPANKTKDKKETKKPKKATTKTSQSAAKEKEIKKTTTTKAPKTAKKTTSEKQKDKGEQNEIEQDDAQFPAQAPQSKRASKKVESNDMTAPLETKAKVGLRIVRKNDTPQEQPSMVSKKDESKKHAPSYKELLADTADEEYKRHKKDKSKPKVATKHTDQKIHILDDRDISFHSDYDDEQDEIMLFDLNEREVRDEEEENQIRQAITERVHIHRKNPWMNEGSIKRGGKRRKPIKTTKNVDKIKGPISIPEEIRVYEFAELIKAELKDVIKVLFNLGVMATKNDFLDRDAIEILSDEFELEISIQDAPEQNIIESTPDIDSPLLERPPVVTIMGHVDHGKTSLLDYIRNSRIASGEAGGITQHIGAYMVEKNGKKISFIDTPGHEAFTQMRSRGAQVTDIAIIVIAADDGVKQQTIEALNHAKAANVQIIIAMNKMDKENANPDKLKAECAEIGFTPNEWGGEYEFIPISAKNGDGVENLLETILIQAEVLELKASHQGRAKAIVLEASLEKGRGPVATIIMQQGILNVGDSVVADTAFGRVRALLDDRGQNISQLSPSGVAVVTGLSEVPSAGAIFQSVENDTIAREHAQKRALYLRQKELSKSTKVTFDELGEMVAQGNLKTLPLIIKADTQGSLEAIKASLEKLSNDEVRINIIGFGVGGISESDITLCATSTNSLILGFNVRPTGSVKAKAKELGVEIKTYSIIYALLDDIKALLSGLMSPIVEEENTGQAEVRETFNIPKVGTIAGCMVVDGSIQRGIKVRLIRDGVVVHTGAISSLKRFKDDAKEVSKGYECGIMLENHNDIKVGDVFETYKEITKTKIL encoded by the coding sequence ATGGAAAAAATAAGATTATCAGATTTTGCAAAAGAATTTGGCAAAGAGGCAAAATTTGCTTATGAGAAAGCTAAAGAAATGGGATTAAGCGTAAAAACGCCTTCAAGCTCTTTGACACAAGAGGAGGCTGCTGCACTTTTTGAGTATATAAATACGGGTGTGAATTCTTATATCCCTGCAAATAAAACAAAAGATAAAAAAGAGACAAAAAAACCCAAAAAAGCAACCACAAAAACTTCACAAAGTGCTGCAAAAGAAAAAGAGATAAAGAAGACTACCACTACCAAAGCTCCAAAAACTGCTAAAAAAACAACATCAGAAAAACAAAAAGATAAGGGTGAGCAAAATGAGATAGAACAAGATGACGCTCAGTTCCCCGCTCAAGCACCTCAAAGTAAACGTGCTTCAAAAAAAGTAGAATCAAATGATATGACTGCACCTCTTGAAACAAAAGCAAAAGTTGGGCTACGTATTGTGCGCAAAAATGATACTCCACAAGAGCAGCCAAGTATGGTGTCTAAAAAAGATGAAAGCAAAAAGCACGCTCCAAGCTACAAAGAACTTCTTGCTGATACTGCTGATGAGGAATATAAAAGACACAAAAAAGATAAATCAAAACCTAAAGTTGCCACCAAACATACGGACCAAAAAATACATATTTTAGATGATAGGGATATTTCTTTTCATTCAGATTATGATGATGAACAAGATGAAATTATGCTTTTTGATTTAAATGAGCGTGAGGTGCGAGATGAAGAGGAAGAGAATCAGATTCGTCAAGCTATTACTGAACGAGTACATATTCATCGTAAAAATCCGTGGATGAACGAAGGAAGTATCAAACGCGGAGGAAAACGACGCAAACCTATAAAAACGACAAAAAATGTTGATAAGATAAAAGGTCCTATTTCTATTCCTGAAGAAATTCGTGTATATGAATTTGCAGAACTCATTAAAGCCGAATTAAAAGATGTTATTAAAGTGCTTTTTAATCTTGGTGTAATGGCGACAAAAAATGATTTTTTAGACCGCGATGCGATTGAAATTTTGAGCGATGAATTTGAGCTTGAAATTTCTATCCAAGATGCTCCTGAGCAAAATATTATAGAATCTACTCCCGATATAGATTCTCCATTGCTTGAGCGTCCGCCTGTGGTTACAATTATGGGACACGTTGATCACGGAAAAACTTCACTGCTTGATTATATCCGCAACTCGCGTATAGCAAGTGGTGAGGCTGGAGGGATTACGCAGCATATAGGTGCATATATGGTGGAAAAAAATGGCAAGAAAATCAGCTTTATTGACACGCCCGGACACGAAGCTTTCACACAAATGCGAAGTAGAGGTGCGCAGGTAACTGATATTGCTATTATTGTAATTGCTGCAGATGATGGTGTCAAGCAGCAAACTATTGAAGCTCTTAATCACGCTAAGGCTGCGAATGTCCAAATTATTATCGCAATGAATAAAATGGATAAAGAAAATGCAAATCCAGACAAACTTAAGGCTGAATGCGCTGAAATTGGCTTTACACCTAATGAATGGGGAGGAGAATATGAATTTATTCCTATTTCTGCCAAAAATGGTGATGGTGTAGAGAATTTGCTTGAGACGATTCTTATTCAAGCTGAAGTATTAGAACTTAAAGCATCTCATCAGGGCAGAGCAAAGGCGATTGTGCTTGAGGCAAGTTTGGAAAAGGGACGAGGACCAGTGGCAACTATTATTATGCAACAAGGGATTTTAAATGTTGGGGATTCTGTTGTGGCTGATACGGCTTTTGGGCGAGTACGAGCATTGCTTGATGATAGGGGACAAAATATCTCGCAGCTCTCACCCTCTGGGGTGGCAGTAGTTACAGGACTTTCTGAAGTGCCTAGTGCAGGAGCTATCTTTCAGAGTGTTGAAAATGACACTATTGCAAGAGAACACGCGCAAAAACGTGCATTGTATTTACGACAAAAGGAATTGAGTAAATCCACCAAAGTTACTTTTGATGAGCTTGGAGAAATGGTTGCTCAAGGCAATCTCAAAACTTTGCCTCTCATTATCAAGGCTGATACTCAAGGCAGTCTTGAAGCGATTAAAGCGAGTTTAGAAAAACTAAGTAATGATGAAGTGCGTATAAATATTATTGGTTTTGGCGTAGGAGGCATTAGTGAGAGTGATATTACACTTTGTGCTACAAGCACAAATAGCTTGATTTTAGGCTTTAATGTCCGCCCTACCGGAAGCGTAAAAGCAAAAGCTAAAGAATTGGGTGTAGAAATTAAGACTTACTCTATTATTTATGCCTTGCTTGATGATATAAAAGCATTGCTTAGCGGGCTTATGTCTCCTATTGTTGAAGAGGAAAATACAGGACAGGCTGAAGTGCGCGAGACGTTTAATATTCCTAAAGTTGGCACGATTGCTGGGTGTATGGTTGTTGATGGAAGCATTCAGCGTGGTATTAAGGTGCGGCTTATCCGTGATGGTGTAGTGGTGCATACAGGTGCTATTAGCTCACTCAAGAGATTTAAAGATGATGCTAAAGAAGTTTCTAAAGGATATGAATGCGGCATTATGCTTGAAAACCATAACGATATTAAAGTGGGCGATGTCTTTGAGACCTATAAAGAAATAACAAAGACAAAGATTCTATAA